The following coding sequences are from one Raphanus sativus cultivar WK10039 unplaced genomic scaffold, ASM80110v3 Scaffold0982, whole genome shotgun sequence window:
- the LOC130503496 gene encoding LOW QUALITY PROTEIN: uncharacterized protein LOC130503496 (The sequence of the model RefSeq protein was modified relative to this genomic sequence to represent the inferred CDS: deleted 1 base in 1 codon) has product MHYLEDIYASCEKFGRGKYFKNDGFLFFENRLCVPNSSLRDLFVKEAHAGGLGGHFGVAKTLNAKSKVQNHGLYTPLPIPLHPWHDISMDFVVGLPRTKTGKDSVFVVVDRFSKMAHFIPCHKTDDAVNVANMFFKEIVRLHGMPRTIVSDRDTKHSASKFSPFEIVYCFNPLSPLDLMPLPLSERIHEKARINIENKTKLYAKQANKGRKEMIFEEGDLVWIHLRKDRFPNERKSKLMPRLDGPFKVIRKINNNAYQLDLQGTMGDEDTRNNGMNPLLLDALTARMTTLMDQRLEHFRAEVVHSDRERPRRTSDRSATENYYSHSNRSIGTRRRRRDQEERPKTSDPLGGLKLKIPEFKGTADPEEYLEWEKKIELVFNCRDYTAEYKMKLAPTEFKEYALSWWDNLVTARRRAGDFPVETWNQMKVIMRKRFVPSHYHRELHFKLRTLSQGSRSVEEYYKEMETLMLRADIQEDREATIARFMGGLNRDIMDRLEVHHYIEMEELLHKAIMFEQQLKRRSYMSSYGASKPHYQKDEKTRESRPFSKPKVEEQSVKGKEVATASKSRDIQCYKCKGYGHYASSCSNKRVIIIRENGDIESEEEVSESEEERVEMPTRGELLVTRRTLNLQAKTDGDEQRENLETMVEKLGLKVIKRPTTYKLQWLNDEGELEVKHQVKVPLSIGKYEEEILCDVLPMDAGHILLGRPWQSDRRTLHDGFTNRYSFEYKGKKTVLVPLTPQEVHLDQIALKKNKATSESKKKQQHEPMCSSSLTCTKERWSWRMCVDCRAINNITVKYRYPIPRLDDMLDELHGSSIFSKVDLKSGYHQIRMKEGDEWKTAFKTKQGLYEWLVMPFGLTNAPSTFMRLMNHVLRSFIGHFVVVYFDDILIYSKNLDEHVEHLRKVLEVLRKESLFANLKKCTFGADNLVFLGFVVSADGIKVDEEKIKAIKEWPSPKTVGEKNVGFKWEQFQEEAFQALKEKLTNSPVLSLPDFSKTFEIECDASGIGVGAVLVQEKKPIAFFSEKLGGATLNYPTYHKELYALVRALQTWQHYLWPKEFVIHTDHESLKHLKGQQKLNKRHARWIEFIETFPYVIKYKKEFAYNHARHSASKFSPFEIVYGFNPLSPLDLMPLPLSERVSLDGQKKAELVKQIHEKARINIENKTKLYAKQANKGRKEMIFEEGDLVWIHLRKDRFPNERKSKLMPRLDGPFKVIRKINNNAYQLDLQDETDLRSNPSQVGEDDVILTSNGTKDMEQLEPELKEVEERTMEQLEPEETNGKDLEVPVGPMTRSKQARFNQAFHK; this is encoded by the exons atgcactatctcgaAG atatatatgctTCTTGTGAGAAGTTTGGTCGTGGTAAATACTTCAAGAATGAtggttttctcttctttgaaaaTAGACTATGTGTGCCTAACTCttctttgagagatttgtttGTCAAGGAAGCTCACGCAGGTGGACTTGGAGGACATTTTGGCGTGGCTAAGACACTGAAC GCTAAGTCCAAAGTCCAAAACCACGGTctgtatactcctttacccattCCTTTGCATCCATGGCATGACATTTCAATGGATTTTGTTGTTGGATTACCTAGGACTAAGACTGGAAAGGATTCTGTGTTTGTAGTCGTTGATAGGTTTTCTaaaatggctcattttattccatgtcataaaactgatgatgctgtGAATGTTGCTAATATGTTCTTTAAAGAAATTGTTAGACTTCATGGAATGCCTAGGACAATTGTTTCTGACagagacaccaa GCATTCTGCATCTAAGTTCTCTCCATTTGAAATTGTCTATTGTTTCAATCCTTTATcacctttggatctaatgcctttaccttTGAGTGAAAGA ATACATGAGAAGGCCCGGATCAATATAGAAAACAAGACCAAGCTGTACGCTAAGCAAGCTAACAAAGGAAGaaaagagatgatctttgaagaaggagaCTTAGTTTGGATACATCTGAGGAAGGACAGATTTCCTAACGAAAGAAAATCCAAACTCATGCCTAGATTAGATGGTCCTTTCAAAGTCATCaggaagatcaacaacaatgcctatcaactcgatctccaag GAACCATGGGAGACGAGGACACTAGGAATAATGGAATGAATCCACTGTTACTTGATGCTTTGACTGCACGCATGACTACTTTGATGGATCAGAGACTAGAGCACTTCAGGGCTGAGGTTGTGCACTCAGATCGTGAGAGACCTAGAAGGACTTCAGATCGATCTGCTACAGAAAATTACTATAGCCATTCAAACCGATCCATTGGTACCAGAAGAAGGAGGCGTGACCAGGAAGAAAGGCCAAAAACCAGCGATCCTCTTGgtggtttgaaactgaaaattCCCGAGTTTAAAGGCACTGCTGATCCAGAAGAATACTTagagtgggaaaagaagattgaaCTCGTGTTCAATTGCAGGGACTACACTGCAGAGTATAAAATGAAACTTGCCCCTACTGAGTTCAAGGAGTATGCTTTAAGTTGGTGGGATAACTTGGTTACAGCAAGAAGAAGAGCTGGAGATTTTCCTGTTGAAACCTGGAACCAGATGAAGGTAATCATGAGGAAGAGATTTGTACCGAGCCACTACCACAGAGAGTTGCACTTCAAGCTCCGAACACTGTCTCAAGGAAGTAGATCAGTTGAGGAATATTATAAGGAAATGGAAACCCTTATGCTGAGAGCTGATATACAAGAAGACAGAGAAGCAACAATTGCCAGATTCATGGGTGGTCTAAACAGAGACATCATGGACAGACTTGAAGTTCATCACTACATCGAGATGGAAGAGCTTCTGCACAAGGCGATTATGTTTGAACAGcagttgaaaagaagaagttacaTGTCTAGCTATGGAGCCAGCAAACCACACTACCAGAAGGACGAAAAGACCAGAGAATCCAGACCATTCTCCAAGCCTAAAGTGGAGGAACAAAGTGTTAAAGGAAAGGAAGTAGCCACTGCATCCAAATCCAGAGACATACAGTGCTACAAGTGTAAAGGATATGGACACTATGCCAGTAGCTGCTCCAACAAAAGGGTAATAATCATCAGAGAAAATGGTGACATTGAATCCGAGGAAGAGGTATCTGAGTCTGAAGAAGAAAGGGTGGAAATGCCAACTCGTGGAGAGTTACTTGTTACTAGAAGAACACTGAATCTTCAAGCCAAGACCGATGGAGATGAGCAGAGAGAGAATCT TGAAACCATGGTGGAGAAACTTGGTCTGAAAGTCATAAAAAGACCAACAACTTACAAGTTACAATGGCTTAATGACGAAGGAGAGCTAGAGGTAAAGCATCAAGTTAAGGTACCATTGTCTATTGGGAAGTATGAGGAAGagatattgtgtgatgtcttaCCAATGGATGCTGGACACATATTGCTTGGTAGACCTTGGCAATCCGACAGAAGAACACTTCATGATGGGTTCACAAACAGATACTCGTTTGAGTACAAAGGAAAGAAGACTGTTTTGGTTCCTTTGACACCGCAAGAAGTTCATCTAGATCAGATAGCCTTGAAGAAGAACAAAGCGACCTCAGAATCTAAGAAAAAGCAGCAG CATGAGCCCATGTGCAGTTCCAGTCTTACttgtaccaaagaaagatgg agctggagaatgtgtgtcgattgcagagccatcaacaatatcactgtaaagtatcgATATCccattcctagattagatgatatgcttgatgagttgcatggttctagcatcttttctaaggtTGATTTGAAAAGTGGGTATCACCAAATTAGAATGAAAGagggtgatgagtggaaaactgcttttaaaacgaAGCAGGGGCTATATGAATGgttagtgatgccatttgggctgACTAATGcgcctagtactttcatgagattaatgaaccatgttcttagatcatttataggtcattttgttgtggtttactttgatgacattttGATCTACAGCAAGAACTTGGATGAGCATGTTGAGCATCTTAGAAAGGTTCTAGAAGTACTTAGGAAGGAATCCTTGTTTGCTAATTTaaagaaatgtacttttggagcagataaccttgtctttttaggttttgttgtgagtgcagatggaatcaaggttgatgaagaaaagatcaaagctaTCAAGGAATGGCCAAGCCCAAAGACAGTTGGTGAA AAAAACGTTGGGTTCAAGTGGGAACAATTCCAAGAAGAAGCATTCCAAGCCTTGAAAGAGAAACTCACCAATTCACCAGTTCTTTCTCTCCCTgacttttctaaaacatttgaaatagaatgtgatgcttctggtattGGTGTAGGTGCTGTGCTTGTGCAGGAAAAGAAACCTATAGCTTtctttagtgaaaagcttggagggGCTACTCTGAACTATCCAACGTATCACAAAGAGCTCTATGCGCTTGTGAGGGCTTTGCAAACATGGCAACACTAtctctggcctaaggagttcgtcatccacactgatcatgagtctctaaAGCATCTCAAGGGACAACAGAAACTGAACAAGAGACATGCTAGATGGAttgaattcattgaaacctttccctatgtgatcaaatacaagaaag aatttgcttataatcatgctAGGCATTCTGCATCTAAGTTCTCTCCATTTGAAATTGTCTATGGTTTCAATCCTTTATcacctttggatctaatgcctttaccttTGAGTGAAAGAGTTAGTTTGGATGGACAAAAGAAAGCTGAACTTGTTAAGCAGATACATGAGAAGGCCCGGATCAATATAGAAAACAAGACCAAGCTGTACGCTAAGCAAGCTAACAAAGGAAGaaaagagatgatctttgaagaaggagaCTTAGTTTGGATACATCTGAGGAAGGACAGATTTCCTAACGAAAGAAAATCCAAACTCATGCCTAGATTAGATGGTCCTTTCAAAGTCATCaggaagatcaacaacaatgcctatcaactcgatctccaag ATGAaacggatttgaggtcaaatccttctcaagtgggagaggatgatgtgatcttgacaagcaatggaactaaagatatggaacagcttgaaccagagcttaaggaagttgaagaaagaaccatggagcagcttgaacctgaggaaacaaatggcaaggacttagaagtaccagttggtccaatgactagatccaagcaagccagattcaatcaagctttccataaa